Genomic DNA from Sulfurimonas sp.:
CCAAGATTGCACCGCAAGGGTATTTCCTTTGGTCACTTGGAATCTAGTCTATAATTTAATCGGAAGATTCAATTTCATAAATTGTATGACAATTTGCAATATTTTTTAAAAAGTTTTTTGATTTTTTCTATAATGATGTTGTCGCCACCCAAAAGGTGGGACAAAAATTACCATTTGGAGGCTAAGATGAAATATCTTAACTACATCCTGAGGGTTTTAACTATTATCTACATCATAGTAAAACTCATCAAGGAGTTGAGTTAGAGGTTCGCCCCTCTAGCTCTCCTTTGGTAATTATAACAAAAAAAAGGAAAATTATGGAAAATTTAGCAGATACTTTACTCACTCTTATTATTGTTGTTATGGTTTTTATGATTGGCAATCTGCACTCAAGAGTAAAAAAACTAGAAGACAGTTCAAGTAAATAATTATGAAACTCTCAAAAGAGCAAGAGAACAAGTTTAAAAAGCTGGGTGTCGGCAGTTACTGCGAACTTGCTCTCATAATTCCCTCCGCTTATGAAGATTTGCGGCTTCATAACAAACTTCAGACACATACTATGCAACTCATAGATGCGACGGTAGAGTCGGTTTACAAAGCCCCAAATTCACTTCAAGTCACATTTTTTGCCCACAATTTCGGTCATACTATTACAGGTGTGATATTTCGTCCAAAACCATATATGATGCATCAATTTAGCGTTGGAGATAGAGATTATTATTATGGAACGGTTGAGTGCAAAAGTGGTCAATGCACTATAAATATGCCGAAAAAGGTAACAAACATAGGTGCCATAACATCAAAATACAAATCTTCTCTAAGAAGCGATGTGATGCTTCGCCTCATTCAAAGCTCCCTAACAAAAGAAAATCTAATCTCAGAGGGTTTAAAAGAGGAGATAGCAGAAGAGCTTTTAAAACTGCACTTTCCTACTTCTCAACCTCTTGAGCTAAAAAATTTAGAGTCAAAAGCCATAGATGCTCTTAAATATACGGAACTCTTTACCTATATGAAACAGCTATCTCATAAAAGAAGATATTTTAAAG
This window encodes:
- a CDS encoding DEAD/DEAH box helicase — translated: MKLSKEQENKFKKLGVGSYCELALIIPSAYEDLRLHNKLQTHTMQLIDATVESVYKAPNSLQVTFFAHNFGHTITGVIFRPKPYMMHQFSVGDRDYYYGTVECKSGQCTINMPKKVTNIGAITSKYKSSLRSDVMLRLIQSSLTKENLISEGLKEEIAEELLKLHFPTSQPLELKNLESKAIDALKYTELFTYMKQLSHKRRYFKALTSTYNCYREWAETLPFILTDEQIKTIEDIKSDFAKDVSARRMIVGDVGSGKTMVILASVVMMSGERSILMAPTTILANQLYGAAKKYLPMMKIALVTNKSKNINLDEYDFIIGTHALLYRELPKA